Proteins co-encoded in one Halorussus vallis genomic window:
- a CDS encoding aminopeptidase: MDPRIREHAEIVVDHSTEVEAGDNVVISAPPAAQDLTLALCEAVGERGAYPLHIGGRRDATRAAFLQAIDPEQLDTADHELALAEAADVWIHVRAHDNMADMSAVSGETMAAHRKAYLPVQDEILGMRWLLTQYPAPANAQKAEMSTAEYEDFVWSAVTKDWQAQKEFQAQMVDLLDAGEEVRIVSGDDTDLRMSIEGMSTVNDHAKNNLPAGEVFTAPVPDSVEGTVLFDKPLVHEGNEVENAYLEFEGGEVVEYSATKNEEVLGSILNTDDGARRLGELGIGMNRDIDRFTYNMLFDEKMGDTVHLAVGRAYDECVPDDAEPNESAVHVDMIVDMAEESFIEVDGEIVQRDGTFRFEDGFEG, translated from the coding sequence ATGGATCCGCGTATCCGCGAACACGCCGAGATCGTCGTCGACCACTCGACCGAGGTCGAAGCCGGCGACAACGTCGTCATCAGCGCCCCGCCCGCCGCCCAGGACCTGACCCTCGCGCTCTGCGAAGCGGTCGGCGAGCGCGGCGCCTACCCCCTCCACATCGGCGGCCGGCGCGACGCGACCCGCGCCGCGTTCCTCCAGGCCATCGACCCCGAGCAACTCGACACCGCCGACCACGAACTCGCGCTGGCCGAGGCGGCCGACGTCTGGATTCACGTCCGCGCCCACGACAACATGGCCGACATGAGCGCCGTCTCGGGCGAAACCATGGCGGCCCACCGGAAGGCGTACCTGCCGGTCCAGGACGAAATCCTGGGCATGCGGTGGCTGTTGACCCAGTACCCCGCGCCGGCCAACGCCCAGAAGGCCGAGATGAGCACCGCCGAGTACGAGGACTTCGTCTGGTCGGCGGTGACCAAGGACTGGCAGGCCCAGAAGGAGTTCCAGGCCCAGATGGTCGACCTCCTCGACGCGGGCGAGGAGGTCCGCATCGTCTCGGGCGACGACACCGACCTCCGGATGAGCATCGAGGGGATGAGCACGGTCAACGACCACGCGAAGAACAACCTCCCCGCCGGCGAGGTGTTCACCGCGCCGGTGCCCGACTCCGTGGAGGGGACCGTGCTGTTCGACAAACCGCTCGTTCACGAGGGCAACGAGGTCGAGAACGCCTACCTCGAGTTCGAGGGCGGCGAGGTCGTCGAGTACAGCGCGACCAAGAACGAGGAGGTCCTCGGCAGCATCCTGAACACCGACGACGGCGCGCGTCGACTCGGCGAACTCGGCATCGGGATGAACCGCGACATCGACCGGTTCACCTACAACATGCTGTTCGACGAGAAGATGGGTGACACCGTCCACCTCGCGGTCGGCCGGGCCTACGACGAGTGCGTCCCCGACGACGCCGAACCGAACGAGAGCGCGGTCCACGTCGACATGATCGTCGACATGGCCGAGGAGTCGTTCATCGAGGTCGACGGCGAGATCGTCCAGCGCGACGGGACGTTCCGGTTCGAGGACGGCTTCGAGGGATAG
- a CDS encoding threonine aldolase family protein, with protein sequence MIDLRSDTVTTPSQEMREAARGAEVGDDVYGEDPTVNELEAAAANLVGMEDALYVPSGTMGNQIAVRTHTDRGQEVLTERESHVVKWELGGMAQLSQLQVRTLDGGERGIPTPDQVSEGYVEEDLHRPGTGLLTLENTHNSKGGVAIDPEKIDAAAEAARDLDVPVHLDGARVCNAAVARDVPVSRMTENVDSVMFCLSKGLGAPVGSMLAGTEEFVTRARRTRKLFGGGMRQAGLIAAPGLLALDNVERLAEDHENARALAERLADVEGLTPATPETNILLVDTEDAGVSAEAFLDACEDAGVLGTQFGPTVARFCTHWDVERADVTEAAERVARAVSTLK encoded by the coding sequence ATGATAGACCTGCGGAGCGACACGGTGACGACGCCGAGCCAGGAGATGCGCGAGGCCGCCCGCGGCGCCGAGGTGGGCGACGATGTCTACGGCGAGGACCCGACGGTGAACGAACTCGAAGCCGCGGCCGCCAACCTCGTGGGGATGGAGGACGCCCTCTACGTCCCCTCGGGGACGATGGGCAACCAGATAGCGGTCCGGACCCACACCGACCGCGGCCAGGAGGTGCTGACCGAGCGCGAGAGCCACGTCGTCAAGTGGGAACTCGGCGGGATGGCCCAGTTATCCCAGTTGCAGGTCCGGACGCTCGACGGCGGCGAGCGCGGAATTCCGACCCCCGATCAGGTCAGCGAGGGCTACGTCGAAGAGGACCTCCACCGGCCGGGAACCGGCCTCCTGACGCTTGAGAACACCCACAACAGCAAGGGCGGGGTCGCAATCGACCCCGAGAAGATAGACGCCGCGGCCGAGGCCGCTCGCGACCTGGACGTACCGGTCCACCTCGACGGCGCGCGGGTCTGCAACGCCGCGGTGGCCCGCGACGTGCCTGTAAGCCGAATGACCGAGAACGTCGACTCGGTGATGTTCTGCCTCTCGAAGGGACTCGGCGCGCCGGTCGGGTCGATGCTCGCGGGCACCGAGGAGTTCGTCACCCGCGCGCGCCGGACCAGGAAACTGTTCGGCGGCGGGATGCGCCAGGCCGGATTAATCGCCGCGCCGGGCCTGCTGGCGCTCGACAACGTCGAACGCCTCGCCGAGGACCACGAGAACGCCCGCGCGCTCGCCGAGCGACTGGCCGACGTCGAGGGGTTGACCCCGGCGACGCCGGAGACGAACATCCTGCTCGTTGACACCGAGGACGCGGGCGTCTCCGCCGAGGCGTTCCTCGACGCCTGCGAGGACGCCGGCGTCCTCGGCACGCAGTTCGGCCCGACCGTCGCGCGATTCTGTACCCACTGGGACGTCGAGCGCGCCGACGTGACCGAGGCGGCCGAACGAGTCGCTCGGGCGGTTTCGACGCTGAAGTGA
- a CDS encoding DUF7859 family protein: MIMDFVSSNPLVAGFIVVMLGFVLFMYLFIRRTVTGFREGVNSGRR; this comes from the coding sequence ATGATTATGGATTTCGTCTCCAGCAACCCCCTCGTCGCCGGCTTCATCGTCGTCATGCTCGGGTTCGTGCTGTTCATGTACCTGTTCATCCGCCGGACCGTCACCGGCTTCCGCGAGGGCGTCAACAGCGGTCGCCGGTAG
- a CDS encoding ArsR/SmtB family transcription factor: MADLLPSTSDATAPQTAEPRVIGVDSDDADDLLGALSSSTARELLAALHEDPATPSALADAVDTSLQNAQYHLGKLEDADVIQVIDTIYSEKGREMKVYAPTDRPLVVFAGNEEKTTGLKAALSRLLGAFGALGLLSIAIQLAFGDGLPFFAANGSEAGDPSGGGGGMSVASTETVREAGGAAASAIPPGLLFFAGGALVLALGFAYWYATRRGE, encoded by the coding sequence ATGGCCGACCTGCTTCCCTCCACTTCGGACGCGACGGCTCCCCAGACGGCGGAGCCGAGGGTCATCGGCGTCGACAGCGACGACGCCGACGACCTGCTCGGCGCGCTGTCCTCGTCGACGGCCCGCGAACTCCTCGCGGCGCTCCACGAGGACCCCGCCACGCCGTCGGCGCTCGCCGACGCGGTCGACACCTCGCTCCAGAACGCCCAGTACCACCTCGGCAAACTCGAGGACGCCGACGTAATTCAGGTGATAGACACCATCTACTCCGAGAAGGGTCGCGAGATGAAGGTGTACGCCCCGACCGACCGACCGCTGGTCGTGTTCGCGGGCAACGAGGAGAAGACGACCGGCCTGAAGGCGGCGCTCTCACGTCTGCTCGGGGCGTTCGGCGCGCTCGGCCTGCTGAGTATCGCGATTCAACTGGCGTTCGGCGACGGCCTGCCGTTCTTCGCGGCGAACGGGAGCGAGGCGGGCGACCCCTCCGGCGGAGGCGGCGGCATGTCGGTCGCCTCGACCGAAACCGTTCGGGAGGCCGGCGGCGCCGCCGCGAGCGCGATACCGCCCGGCCTGCTGTTCTTCGCCGGCGGCGCGCTGGTACTCGCGCTCGGATTCGCCTACTGGTACGCGACTCGGCGCGGCGAGTGA
- a CDS encoding metallophosphoesterase — translation MIAIVSDTHSRSGHELSGRTLDAVREADLVVHAGDFYTEAALDAFEDVADRLFAVYGNNATQEVRDRLPAERTFEAEGRRFVLTHGDDRSQTGLSLLGRQEAADVVVFGHSHRHAVVDTGELLLLNPGSHAQPRGGLPTHVELRAADDGGLAGEIRHRDGSVVETFEVE, via the coding sequence ATGATCGCCATCGTCTCGGACACGCACAGTCGGTCGGGCCACGAACTGTCGGGACGAACGCTCGACGCCGTCCGGGAGGCCGACCTCGTGGTTCACGCCGGGGACTTCTACACCGAGGCGGCTCTCGACGCCTTCGAAGATGTCGCCGACCGCCTGTTCGCGGTCTACGGCAACAACGCGACGCAGGAGGTCCGCGACCGACTCCCCGCCGAACGAACCTTCGAAGCCGAGGGGCGTCGATTCGTCCTCACCCACGGCGACGACCGGAGCCAGACCGGCCTCTCGCTGCTCGGCCGCCAGGAAGCCGCCGACGTCGTCGTCTTCGGTCACTCCCACCGCCACGCCGTGGTCGACACCGGCGAACTGCTGCTGCTCAATCCCGGCAGCCACGCACAACCGCGCGGCGGCCTGCCGACCCACGTCGAACTCCGCGCCGCGGACGACGGCGGCCTGGCCGGCGAAATTCGCCACCGCGACGGGTCGGTGGTCGAGACGTTCGAGGTGGAGTGA
- a CDS encoding cation diffusion facilitator family transporter, whose amino-acid sequence MAESKSVVIAALIANGAIAVLKFIGFTLTGSAAMLSETYHSISDTGNQVFLLIGIRYSGREASRSHPFGYGKAQFFYSFLVSVLLFGIAGWESAKHGYDAIMHPHVPEQGPATLLGFTFPGVWVNYGVLIGAIVFEGWALKKAYAGMKKDIQQHGWSGLVEAFRKTTNVTTLTAFTEDTIALVGAGIALFGIYLSRVTGNPFYDAVSALLIGIMLMGFAVALAWENKRLLLGESLPKSEEQQLRKIIEEWDDVVNIVDFRTVVFGPEDAILTADVAFGTNLDTAEMDDKITAIEDAMMDANGSVSKVYIEPETRWRSKKETAE is encoded by the coding sequence ATGGCAGAGAGCAAGTCGGTCGTCATCGCCGCGCTCATCGCCAACGGTGCGATAGCCGTGCTGAAGTTCATCGGCTTCACGCTCACCGGCAGCGCGGCGATGCTCTCGGAGACGTACCACTCGATTTCCGACACCGGCAACCAGGTGTTCCTGCTCATCGGCATCCGGTACAGCGGTCGGGAGGCCAGCAGGTCCCACCCGTTCGGCTACGGGAAGGCCCAGTTCTTCTACAGCTTTCTGGTGAGCGTCCTGCTGTTCGGCATCGCCGGGTGGGAGAGCGCGAAGCACGGCTACGACGCCATCATGCACCCCCACGTTCCCGAGCAGGGGCCGGCCACCCTCCTCGGGTTCACGTTCCCCGGGGTGTGGGTCAACTACGGCGTGCTGATCGGCGCCATCGTGTTCGAGGGTTGGGCGCTGAAGAAGGCGTACGCCGGGATGAAGAAGGACATCCAGCAACACGGCTGGAGCGGGTTGGTGGAGGCGTTCAGGAAGACCACCAACGTGACGACGCTGACCGCGTTCACCGAGGACACCATCGCGCTGGTCGGGGCGGGCATCGCCCTGTTCGGTATCTACCTCTCGCGCGTCACTGGGAATCCGTTCTACGACGCGGTGTCGGCCCTGCTCATCGGCATCATGTTGATGGGGTTCGCGGTGGCGCTGGCGTGGGAGAACAAGCGCCTCCTGCTCGGCGAGAGCCTCCCGAAATCCGAGGAACAGCAACTGCGGAAGATAATCGAAGAGTGGGACGATGTGGTGAACATCGTCGACTTCCGGACGGTCGTCTTCGGTCCGGAGGACGCCATCCTCACCGCCGACGTCGCCTTCGGCACGAACCTCGATACGGCCGAGATGGACGACAAGATTACCGCGATAGAGGACGCTATGATGGACGCCAACGGGAGCGTCTCCAAGGTGTACATCGAACCCGAGACGCGGTGGCGGAGCAAGAAGGAGACGGCGGAGTAA
- a CDS encoding ATP-dependent DNA helicase produces the protein MAETNGYTRFFPYDAPYDNQREAMDRIYNAFARGQDVLFEGACGTGKTLSSLVPALEYAREEDKTVVITTNVHQQMRQFVTEARQITREEPIRAVVFRGKGSMCHIDVGFEECQVLRDNTYELVDEERDLRELEERQRELLEASQDGDERAAEARSAVMDELSSVQETVESLEEQNTCEYYYNNLIGDNDEFYSWLYDDVRTPDDIYDFAEERTLCGYELLKDGMEGVDLVVCNYHHLLDPMIREQFFRWLGRDPDDVIAIFDEAHNIEGTAREHASRTLTENTLDSALDELQDSDDARSDPAYNVIAAFRRALANVYEDSFGFGDREKVGDNWEDVAIQNEGKRDDLTLEFLQEYTGKGIDTELELAVHLGRELDEQYEEAYKEGQATTRQDCQTLHAAQFIQSFMAEGTELGQYPVVSVRRDEGTDEVYGRAELYTCIPREVTEDLFSEVYATVLMSATLRPFDVLSDVLGLTDPVSMAYGLQFPEENRRTFAVESPALFSSERDDPDTQEVIAGVLRDAVEFTAGNTLLFFPSYAEAERYYERLNRELDATILIDEPGTSVEELRQRFVADDDAALFTSLWGTLAEGVSFDGDDARTVVVVGVPYPHLDDRMDAVQDAYDQAFADRSGRDSGWEYAVEIPTIRKTRQALGRVIRAPEDFGVRVLVDKRYTQDGRREMGKYSVRETFPAEERSEMLDIGPEKLKFAMLNFFSDNDAWDGPPPTP, from the coding sequence GTGGCAGAGACGAACGGGTACACCCGGTTCTTCCCCTACGACGCGCCCTACGACAACCAGCGGGAGGCGATGGACCGCATCTACAACGCCTTCGCCCGCGGCCAGGACGTGCTGTTCGAGGGGGCCTGCGGGACCGGCAAGACGCTCTCGTCGCTGGTGCCAGCCCTGGAGTACGCCCGCGAGGAGGACAAGACGGTCGTCATCACGACCAACGTCCACCAGCAGATGCGCCAGTTCGTCACCGAAGCCCGCCAGATAACCCGCGAGGAGCCGATTCGGGCGGTGGTCTTCCGCGGGAAGGGTTCGATGTGTCACATCGACGTGGGCTTCGAGGAGTGTCAGGTCCTGCGGGACAACACCTACGAACTCGTCGACGAGGAGCGCGACCTCCGGGAGTTGGAGGAGCGCCAGCGCGAACTCCTGGAGGCCAGCCAGGACGGCGACGAGCGCGCCGCCGAGGCCCGCAGTGCGGTGATGGACGAGCTCTCGTCGGTCCAGGAAACCGTCGAGAGCCTGGAGGAGCAGAACACCTGCGAGTACTACTACAACAACCTGATCGGCGACAACGACGAGTTCTACTCGTGGCTCTACGACGACGTCCGCACGCCCGACGACATCTACGACTTCGCCGAGGAGCGGACCCTCTGCGGCTACGAACTACTGAAAGACGGCATGGAAGGCGTCGACCTCGTCGTCTGCAACTACCACCACCTGCTCGACCCGATGATACGCGAGCAGTTCTTCCGGTGGCTCGGCCGCGACCCCGACGACGTCATCGCCATCTTCGACGAGGCCCACAACATCGAGGGCACCGCTCGCGAACACGCCAGTCGGACCCTGACCGAGAACACCCTCGACTCGGCGCTCGACGAACTCCAGGACTCCGACGACGCCCGGAGCGACCCCGCGTACAACGTCATCGCGGCGTTCCGTCGGGCGCTGGCGAACGTCTACGAGGACTCGTTCGGCTTCGGCGACCGCGAGAAGGTCGGCGACAACTGGGAGGACGTCGCCATCCAGAACGAGGGCAAGCGCGACGACCTCACCCTTGAGTTCCTCCAGGAGTACACCGGCAAGGGCATCGACACCGAACTCGAACTCGCGGTCCACCTCGGCCGGGAGTTGGACGAACAGTACGAGGAGGCATACAAGGAAGGTCAGGCGACGACCCGCCAGGACTGCCAGACCCTGCACGCCGCCCAGTTCATCCAGTCGTTCATGGCCGAAGGCACGGAGTTGGGCCAGTACCCCGTGGTGTCGGTGCGCCGCGACGAGGGCACCGACGAGGTGTACGGCCGGGCGGAACTGTACACCTGCATCCCGCGGGAGGTCACCGAAGACCTCTTCTCGGAGGTGTACGCGACGGTGCTGATGAGCGCGACGCTCCGGCCGTTCGACGTGCTCTCGGACGTGCTGGGGCTGACCGACCCGGTTTCGATGGCCTACGGACTCCAGTTCCCCGAGGAGAACCGCCGGACCTTCGCCGTCGAGTCGCCGGCGCTCTTCTCGAGCGAGCGCGACGACCCCGATACCCAGGAGGTCATCGCGGGCGTGCTCCGGGACGCGGTGGAGTTCACCGCGGGCAACACCCTGCTGTTCTTCCCGAGTTACGCCGAGGCCGAGCGCTACTACGAGCGACTGAACCGGGAACTCGACGCCACCATCCTCATCGACGAACCCGGCACCTCCGTCGAGGAACTGCGCCAGCGGTTCGTCGCCGACGACGACGCCGCGCTGTTCACCTCGCTGTGGGGCACGCTCGCGGAGGGCGTGAGTTTCGACGGCGACGACGCCCGGACCGTGGTCGTAGTCGGCGTGCCGTACCCGCATCTGGACGACCGGATGGACGCGGTCCAGGACGCCTACGACCAGGCGTTCGCCGACCGCTCTGGCCGCGACTCCGGGTGGGAGTACGCCGTCGAGATTCCGACGATTCGCAAGACCCGCCAGGCGCTCGGTCGGGTGATTCGCGCGCCCGAGGACTTCGGAGTCCGCGTACTGGTCGACAAGCGCTACACCCAGGACGGCCGGCGCGAGATGGGCAAGTACAGCGTCCGCGAGACGTTCCCCGCCGAGGAGCGCTCGGAGATGCTCGACATCGGACCCGAGAAGCTGAAGTTCGCGATGCTGAACTTCTTCTCCGACAACGATGCGTGGGACGGCCCGCCGCCGACCCCGTAA
- a CDS encoding 2'-5' RNA ligase family protein, which produces MYSLNVPVPGEVERLAEALRPQLFGFDSIRERHTLLCKRLGDAPAGGVARLREQVRTALAGAPAFEVRLAGIDCFEYPTRGEGPVVYLAVESPGLYAVHERLLDEFPPVEEMEGDDYTPHVTLARGGDVAAARRLAEREVEPVAWTASRLALWDSKYEEEVASFSLPA; this is translated from the coding sequence GTGTACAGCCTCAACGTCCCCGTTCCGGGCGAAGTCGAACGCCTCGCCGAGGCGCTTCGCCCCCAACTCTTCGGCTTCGACTCGATACGGGAGCGCCACACCCTCCTCTGCAAGCGCCTCGGAGACGCCCCCGCAGGCGGAGTTGCGCGCCTGCGCGAACAGGTCCGGACGGCGCTCGCGGGCGCGCCCGCGTTCGAGGTCCGTCTCGCCGGCATCGACTGCTTCGAGTATCCGACTCGCGGGGAAGGACCGGTCGTCTATCTCGCGGTCGAGAGCCCGGGCCTGTACGCGGTCCACGAGCGACTGCTGGACGAGTTTCCGCCCGTTGAGGAGATGGAGGGCGACGACTACACGCCCCACGTGACGCTGGCTCGCGGTGGCGATGTTGCGGCGGCTCGGCGGCTCGCCGAGCGGGAGGTCGAACCGGTGGCCTGGACTGCCTCGCGGCTGGCACTCTGGGATTCGAAGTACGAGGAGGAAGTCGCTAGCTTCTCTTTGCCGGCCTAA
- a CDS encoding argininosuccinate synthase, producing MTDHNTDSKVALAFSGGLDTTVCVPLLEEEYGHDEVIGVTVDVGQPDEEFAEAEETAEALDLEHYVVDTKEAFADQCLDAVKANATYQGYPLGTALARPVIAEAILEVAEEHDCDAVAHGCTGKGNDQLRFEAVWRASDLDVIAPVRELGLTRNWEMEYAEKKDLPVEGGNEGDWSIDTNLWSRSVEGDELEDPGYVPPEDIYEWTETPGGKDVETIEIAFEEGVPVGIDGEEYGSVELIEYLNDLAGSHGVGRTDMMEDRMLGLKVRENYEHPAATTLLNAHEALEGLVLTEEERAFKQQVDQQWSEKAYEGLLSAPLVDALDGFVDATQEKVTGTVTVKFEGGQARPVGRESEFAVYSESAASFNTESVGDIAQDDATGVAKYHGFQSRLAAEVSENAEAKKAELLADGGEDDDEQHEDE from the coding sequence ATGACAGACCACAACACAGATTCGAAAGTTGCACTCGCCTTCTCGGGCGGACTCGACACCACCGTATGCGTCCCGCTGCTCGAAGAGGAGTACGGCCACGACGAGGTCATCGGCGTCACCGTCGACGTCGGCCAGCCAGACGAGGAGTTCGCCGAGGCCGAGGAAACCGCCGAGGCGCTCGACCTCGAACACTACGTCGTCGACACCAAGGAGGCGTTCGCCGACCAGTGTCTCGACGCCGTGAAGGCCAACGCGACCTACCAGGGCTACCCGCTGGGCACCGCGCTCGCGCGCCCGGTCATCGCCGAGGCCATCCTCGAAGTCGCCGAGGAGCACGACTGCGACGCCGTCGCCCACGGTTGCACCGGCAAGGGCAACGACCAACTCCGCTTCGAGGCGGTCTGGCGCGCCTCCGACCTCGACGTCATCGCGCCCGTGCGCGAACTCGGCCTGACCCGCAACTGGGAGATGGAGTACGCCGAGAAGAAGGACCTCCCCGTCGAGGGCGGCAACGAGGGCGACTGGAGCATCGACACCAACCTCTGGAGTCGCTCGGTCGAGGGCGACGAACTCGAAGACCCCGGCTACGTCCCGCCGGAGGACATCTACGAGTGGACCGAGACGCCCGGCGGCAAGGACGTCGAAACCATCGAAATCGCCTTCGAGGAGGGCGTCCCCGTCGGCATCGACGGCGAGGAGTACGGCAGCGTCGAACTCATCGAGTACCTCAACGACCTCGCGGGGAGCCACGGCGTGGGCCGCACCGACATGATGGAAGACCGCATGCTCGGCCTGAAGGTCCGCGAGAACTACGAGCACCCCGCCGCCACGACCCTGCTGAACGCCCACGAGGCGCTCGAAGGCCTCGTCCTCACCGAGGAGGAGCGCGCGTTCAAACAGCAGGTCGACCAGCAGTGGTCCGAGAAGGCCTACGAGGGCCTGCTGTCGGCGCCGCTCGTGGACGCGCTCGACGGCTTCGTCGACGCGACCCAGGAGAAGGTCACCGGCACCGTGACCGTCAAGTTCGAGGGCGGACAGGCCCGCCCGGTCGGCCGCGAGAGCGAGTTCGCGGTCTACTCCGAATCGGCCGCCTCGTTCAACACCGAGTCGGTGGGCGACATCGCCCAGGACGACGCGACCGGCGTGGCGAAGTACCACGGCTTCCAGTCGCGCCTGGCCGCCGAAGTCTCCGAGAACGCCGAGGCGAAGAAGGCCGAACTGCTCGCCGACGGCGGCGAGGACGACGACGAGCAGCATGAGGACGAGTAG
- the argH gene encoding argininosuccinate lyase produces MSEENELAGDSDVVRRDRFSGGPAREFLSSMDDDARIFAADLAVDRAHVVMLEEQGIVGDDEAAAILDALDDVEAAGFEALPDGEDVHAAIETAVVSRAGDVGGKMHTARSRNDEVATCIRYRLREDLLDAVEATLVLRGALAEAASAHAETVMPGYTHLQPAQPTTVGHYLLSYEQAVARDTERLLDAYGRTNRSPLGAAAFAGTPFDVNRERTAELLGFDGVVTNSMDASSTRDFLFESVAALSNLAVTVSGLAEDLVVFSNKGLVELSDDYASTSSIMPQKKNPDTLELVRATAGDAAAGLNGLLTTLKGLPRAYNRDLQNATPHAWETVDAVSEAAEVAAGAVATASWDEAALADAAGEGFSTATGVADLLAMAGVPFRKAHEMVALAAEEGADYAALDAAAEDVLGDSLSAYVEREAVEDALDPEESVAMRDSAGGPAAEAVAAQISAAEEGVADDEDALETRRGALAAAADRLRQEVNRYN; encoded by the coding sequence ATGAGCGAGGAGAACGAACTCGCGGGCGACTCGGACGTGGTGCGCCGCGACCGCTTCAGCGGCGGCCCCGCCCGGGAGTTCCTCTCCTCGATGGACGACGACGCGCGCATCTTCGCCGCGGACCTCGCGGTCGACCGCGCGCACGTGGTGATGCTCGAAGAACAGGGCATCGTCGGCGACGACGAGGCCGCCGCCATCCTCGACGCGCTGGACGACGTCGAGGCGGCGGGCTTCGAGGCGCTCCCCGACGGTGAGGATGTCCACGCCGCCATCGAGACGGCTGTCGTCTCGCGGGCGGGCGACGTTGGCGGAAAGATGCACACCGCCCGGTCGCGCAACGACGAGGTGGCGACCTGCATCCGCTACCGCCTGCGCGAGGACCTACTCGACGCCGTCGAGGCGACGCTGGTCCTCCGGGGTGCACTCGCCGAGGCGGCGAGCGCGCACGCCGAGACGGTGATGCCTGGTTACACCCACCTCCAGCCCGCACAGCCCACGACCGTCGGCCACTACCTGCTGTCCTACGAGCAGGCGGTCGCCCGCGACACCGAGCGCCTGCTCGACGCCTACGGCCGGACGAACCGTTCGCCGCTCGGCGCGGCGGCGTTCGCGGGCACGCCATTCGACGTGAATCGGGAGCGCACCGCCGAACTGCTCGGCTTCGACGGCGTCGTGACGAACTCGATGGACGCCTCCTCGACCCGGGACTTCCTGTTCGAGTCGGTCGCGGCGCTGTCGAACCTGGCGGTGACGGTGTCGGGCCTCGCGGAGGACCTCGTGGTCTTCTCGAACAAGGGACTGGTCGAACTCTCGGACGACTACGCCTCGACCTCCTCGATCATGCCCCAGAAGAAGAACCCCGACACGCTCGAACTCGTCCGGGCGACCGCCGGGGACGCCGCCGCGGGGCTGAACGGCCTGCTGACGACGCTGAAGGGCCTGCCCCGCGCGTACAACCGCGACCTGCAGAACGCGACGCCCCACGCCTGGGAAACCGTCGACGCGGTGTCGGAGGCCGCGGAGGTCGCGGCTGGCGCGGTCGCCACGGCGTCGTGGGACGAGGCGGCGCTCGCCGACGCGGCGGGCGAGGGCTTCTCGACGGCGACGGGGGTCGCCGACCTGCTCGCGATGGCCGGCGTCCCCTTCCGGAAGGCCCACGAGATGGTGGCCCTCGCGGCGGAGGAAGGCGCCGACTACGCCGCGCTCGACGCCGCTGCCGAGGATGTGCTGGGCGATTCGCTGTCGGCGTACGTCGAGCGCGAGGCCGTGGAAGACGCGCTCGACCCCGAAGAGAGCGTGGCGATGCGCGACTCCGCTGGCGGTCCCGCCGCCGAAGCGGTCGCCGCCCAGATTTCGGCCGCCGAGGAGGGCGTCGCCGACGACGAGGACGCCCTCGAGACGAGACGCGGCGCGCTGGCGGCGGCCGCCGACCGACTCCGGCAGGAGGTGAACAGATATAATTGA
- the lysW gene encoding lysine biosynthesis protein LysW gives MTECVQCGDDVTLHDDAEVGEIVDCTTCGAELEVVDQNPPVLDRAPELEEDWGE, from the coding sequence ATGACCGAATGCGTCCAGTGCGGGGACGACGTGACCCTGCACGACGATGCGGAAGTCGGAGAGATAGTCGATTGCACGACCTGCGGCGCGGAACTCGAAGTCGTCGACCAGAACCCGCCAGTCCTCGACCGAGCCCCGGAGCTCGAAGAGGACTGGGGGGAGTAA